A single genomic interval of Microbacterium sp. zg-Y1090 harbors:
- a CDS encoding LemA family protein, with protein sequence MWEWLIPVLIVVALVVIVGVYLWSTYNSLVSLNVRVDEAWSDITVQLKRRADLLPNLIEAVKGYAAHEKAVFENVTRARAETLSATGPADAGVAEGHMQQALKSLFAVAEAYPQLQASQNFLHLQQSIVDTEDKIQASRRFYNGGVRELNTKIRVFPNNLFARNLGFHEREFFEVLDGAAIAEPPRVQF encoded by the coding sequence ATGTGGGAATGGCTTATCCCGGTATTGATCGTCGTGGCGCTGGTCGTCATCGTCGGTGTGTACCTGTGGTCGACGTACAACTCGCTGGTCTCGCTGAACGTGCGCGTCGACGAGGCCTGGAGCGACATCACGGTGCAGCTGAAGCGCCGCGCCGATCTGCTGCCCAACCTCATCGAGGCGGTGAAGGGCTACGCCGCGCATGAGAAGGCGGTGTTCGAGAACGTCACGAGGGCCCGCGCAGAGACGCTGTCGGCCACCGGACCCGCAGACGCGGGCGTGGCCGAGGGGCACATGCAGCAGGCGCTGAAGTCCCTGTTCGCCGTGGCCGAGGCCTACCCCCAGCTGCAGGCCAGCCAGAACTTCCTGCACCTGCAGCAGTCGATCGTCGACACCGAGGACAAGATCCAGGCCTCGCGCCGGTTCTACAACGGCGGCGTGCGCGAACTGAACACGAAGATCCGCGTGTTCCCCAACAACCTCTTCGCCCGCAACCTCGGGTTCCACGAGCGCGAGTTCTTCGAGGTCCTCGACGGCGCCGCGATCGCGGAGCCGCCGCGGGTTCAGTTTTGA
- a CDS encoding M48 family metalloprotease — protein MYSAIARNKRNTWFILIGFVLAIGAVGVLAGWLAGNNWWITAFVLVFAVGYATVQYFAADREALALSGAVEVSATDAPRFHRLVENLCITTGTPMPRLYVVEDPAPNAFATGRTPEQAAITVTTGLFELLTDRELEGVLAHELAHIRNYDIRVSLVVFGLVVAVGALADLVLRMAFFGGGRRGGNNQSQLIFLLFGIVAALVAPLVAAVVQASISRQREYLADATGALTTRDPEGLASALEKIGTAAQPLQRANTSMAHLWLADPLPSGGVARLFATHPPLPDRIERLETIGGRF, from the coding sequence GTGTACTCCGCCATCGCCCGCAACAAGCGCAACACCTGGTTCATCCTGATCGGGTTCGTGCTGGCGATCGGGGCGGTGGGCGTGCTCGCCGGCTGGCTCGCCGGCAACAACTGGTGGATCACCGCGTTCGTGCTCGTGTTCGCGGTCGGGTACGCCACGGTGCAGTACTTCGCCGCCGACCGCGAGGCGCTCGCCCTGTCGGGTGCGGTGGAGGTCTCGGCGACCGACGCGCCGCGCTTTCACCGCCTCGTCGAGAACCTCTGCATCACCACGGGAACGCCCATGCCGAGGCTCTACGTCGTCGAGGACCCGGCGCCGAACGCCTTCGCGACGGGGCGCACGCCCGAGCAAGCCGCGATCACGGTGACCACCGGGCTGTTCGAGCTGCTCACGGACCGTGAGCTCGAGGGCGTGCTCGCGCATGAACTCGCCCACATCCGCAACTACGACATCCGCGTCTCACTCGTGGTGTTCGGCCTGGTCGTGGCGGTGGGGGCGCTGGCCGACCTGGTGCTGCGCATGGCCTTCTTCGGCGGCGGCCGGCGCGGCGGCAACAATCAGTCCCAGTTGATCTTCCTGCTCTTCGGCATCGTCGCCGCCCTCGTCGCCCCGCTCGTGGCCGCGGTCGTGCAGGCGTCGATCTCGCGGCAGCGGGAGTACCTCGCCGATGCCACCGGGGCGCTCACGACGCGCGATCCGGAAGGGCTGGCATCCGCGCTGGAGAAGATCGGCACCGCCGCACAGCCGCTGCAGCGCGCCAACACGTCGATGGCCCACCTGTGGCTGGCCGACCCGCTTCCCTCCGGGGGCGTCGCGCGCCTGTTCGCCACCCACCCGCCCCTGCCGGATCGCATCGAGCGCCTGGAGACCATCGGCGGACGGTTCTGA
- a CDS encoding DNA glycosylase AlkZ-like family protein — protein sequence MPGPVRLSRRDARRLAVRAQLLSEPRPAGIVEVAYALTVVPVDPTAAIMPSADHILYSRLGWPYLPADLRQAVEGDRDLFEWDGSYRLMSDLPLYRAIMAPRPEYPRTREWFTANDGFRREVLDRLRAEGPLHAAEIPDSAQELWQSTGWTHSRNTTQMLEILLARGDVAVWGRDAKGRLFDIAERVYPGDLPDVAEADAARELAERRLAAQGIVRAKGADAQVGVAAVVEDTEGTWRVDAEALEDPAAFAGRTVLVSPLDALVADRSRLQTLFGYEYLLEMYKPASARRWGYFALPILHGDRFVGKLDARADRRAGVLRVNAVHEDDGFDDRARAAVTTEIEALASWLGLELQGWG from the coding sequence ATGCCCGGGCCGGTGCGGCTGTCGCGTCGCGACGCACGCCGGCTGGCGGTGCGCGCCCAGCTGCTGAGCGAGCCGCGCCCGGCGGGCATCGTCGAGGTGGCGTACGCCCTCACGGTGGTGCCGGTCGATCCGACGGCGGCGATCATGCCCAGCGCCGACCACATCCTGTACAGCCGCCTGGGCTGGCCCTACCTGCCGGCCGACCTGCGGCAGGCGGTGGAGGGCGACCGGGATCTGTTCGAGTGGGACGGCTCGTACCGCCTGATGTCCGACCTGCCGCTGTACCGGGCGATCATGGCGCCGCGGCCGGAGTACCCGCGCACACGGGAGTGGTTCACCGCCAACGACGGCTTCCGCCGCGAGGTGCTCGACCGCCTCCGCGCAGAGGGCCCGCTGCACGCCGCGGAGATCCCCGACAGCGCGCAGGAATTGTGGCAGTCGACGGGCTGGACCCACAGCCGCAACACCACGCAGATGCTCGAGATCCTCCTCGCCCGAGGCGACGTGGCCGTGTGGGGGCGCGACGCGAAGGGACGACTGTTCGACATCGCGGAGAGGGTGTACCCCGGTGACCTCCCCGACGTCGCCGAGGCCGATGCCGCACGGGAGCTGGCCGAGCGGCGCCTGGCCGCGCAGGGGATCGTGCGCGCGAAGGGGGCCGACGCCCAGGTCGGTGTCGCCGCCGTCGTCGAGGACACCGAGGGGACGTGGCGGGTGGATGCCGAGGCGCTCGAGGACCCCGCGGCGTTCGCCGGGCGCACGGTGCTGGTCTCGCCGCTGGATGCGCTCGTCGCCGACCGGAGCAGGCTGCAGACCCTGTTCGGGTACGAATACCTGCTGGAGATGTACAAACCGGCATCCGCGCGACGGTGGGGCTACTTCGCGCTGCCGATCCTGCACGGCGACCGGTTCGTCGGCAAGCTCGATGCGCGGGCCGACCGACGCGCCGGCGTGCTGCGGGTCAACGCGGTGCACGAGGACGACGGCTTCGACGACCGGGCGCGTGCGGCCGTGACGACCGAGATCGAGGCGCTGGCGTCCTGGCTGGGACTGGAGCTGCAGGGCTGGGGCTGA
- a CDS encoding winged helix-turn-helix domain-containing protein → MTTATGLQRPRDLSRAEARRIALAAQGFARPRPGTVGTRQLNLALARMATLQIDSVNVFARSHYLPLFSRLGPYDPALLDRLLFSRGGRYTESWAHMASFIPTSDWGLFAFRHEAMRERYLRRDAEWFRAHGDVVDEVRAQLAARGPLRAAQIDHASRVGGRGPWWDWDVVKSALEYLFLFGEVAIAGRRGFERRYGLAADVIPEAARTPVARDEAIRELVGRAAAAYGVATASDLADYWRIRDRAAVMQAVGELADAGILRPVTVEGWQAAGRPAKAWLHRDAALPRRIDAAAVLTPFDPLVWFRDRAERLFDFTYRIEIYTPAAERRHGYYSLPVLIGDDVVGRVDLKADRARSTLLVQSAWWEPGRPARAAERLADELRAAARWQGLESISVGRWGDAADEVAGALGDAERHDRQTEPAAATPASAGSPDGAATDAAATVTG, encoded by the coding sequence GTGACCACCGCCACCGGCCTGCAGCGCCCGCGCGATCTCAGCCGCGCCGAAGCGCGTCGCATCGCCCTCGCCGCGCAGGGCTTCGCACGGCCCCGCCCGGGCACGGTGGGCACCCGTCAGCTGAACCTCGCCCTCGCGCGCATGGCGACGCTGCAGATCGACTCGGTGAACGTGTTCGCCCGATCGCACTATCTGCCGCTGTTCTCCCGCCTCGGACCCTACGACCCGGCGCTGCTCGATCGACTGCTGTTCTCCCGCGGCGGCCGCTACACCGAGTCGTGGGCGCACATGGCCTCCTTCATCCCGACGTCCGATTGGGGGCTGTTCGCCTTCCGCCACGAGGCGATGCGCGAACGGTACCTGCGCCGCGATGCGGAATGGTTCCGCGCGCACGGCGACGTCGTCGATGAGGTGCGCGCGCAACTGGCCGCGCGCGGGCCGCTGCGCGCCGCGCAGATCGACCACGCGTCACGGGTGGGCGGGCGAGGCCCGTGGTGGGACTGGGACGTGGTGAAGAGCGCACTGGAGTATCTGTTCCTCTTCGGCGAGGTCGCCATCGCCGGGCGGCGTGGCTTCGAGCGGCGCTACGGCCTCGCCGCCGACGTCATCCCCGAGGCCGCGCGCACCCCCGTCGCCCGCGACGAGGCGATCCGCGAGCTCGTCGGGCGCGCGGCCGCGGCGTACGGGGTGGCCACCGCTTCCGACCTCGCGGACTACTGGCGCATCCGCGACCGCGCAGCGGTGATGCAGGCGGTGGGTGAGCTCGCCGACGCCGGCATCCTGCGCCCGGTGACGGTGGAGGGCTGGCAGGCGGCGGGGCGCCCGGCGAAGGCCTGGCTGCATCGGGATGCCGCGCTCCCCCGCCGCATCGACGCGGCCGCGGTGCTCACGCCGTTCGACCCGCTGGTGTGGTTTCGCGACCGCGCCGAGCGCCTGTTCGACTTCACCTACCGCATCGAGATCTACACCCCCGCGGCCGAGCGCCGCCACGGCTACTACTCGCTGCCGGTCCTCATCGGCGACGACGTCGTCGGCCGGGTGGATCTCAAGGCCGACCGCGCCCGATCGACCCTGCTCGTGCAGTCGGCCTGGTGGGAGCCGGGGCGGCCCGCGCGGGCTGCGGAGCGACTCGCCGACGAATTGCGTGCCGCTGCGCGGTGGCAGGGACTCGAGAGCATCTCCGTCGGCCGCTGGGGTGACGCGGCCGACGAGGTCGCCGGCGCCCTCGGCGACGCCGAGCGGCACGACCGGCAGACGGAGCCTGCGGCCGCCACGCCCGCATCGGCGGGCAGCCCGGACGGTGCGGCGACCGACGCCGCCGCCACGGTGACGGGATGA
- a CDS encoding AI-2E family transporter produces MSASDDKPRSAFFDAVRRRSAPSEVAAVVPHPLRVATAYAWRFLVLAAAIGVAIWLVIQLKLLVIPLLVAILVTALVWPGFSLMLRYRFPRWLAIVISVVGTIAVITGLVWLAVWQITRDLGSVQGRTSAALSEFRQYLIDGPLHLTAQQIDGLLDQGWTLMEQQAELLLSGALAIGSTVGHVATGTLLAIFILLCILADGAGIWRWTVRLFPERARAAIDGAGRTGWLTVINYARTQLLVATIDAIGIGLGAFLLGVPLAIPIAVLVFLGAFVPFVGAVLTGAVAVFLALVYNGPWIAFWMLIVVLGVQQLEGHVLQPLLMGSAVKVHPLAVVLVVAGGAMVGGIPGALFAVPLAAFVNVVWIYLARRGWETGKPPRPDDLIWSTVPRDWRNPA; encoded by the coding sequence ATGAGTGCCTCCGACGACAAGCCGCGCAGCGCGTTCTTCGACGCCGTGCGTCGTCGCAGCGCCCCGAGCGAGGTCGCGGCCGTCGTGCCGCATCCGCTGCGGGTCGCGACCGCGTATGCGTGGCGGTTCCTCGTGCTGGCGGCCGCGATCGGCGTGGCCATCTGGCTCGTCATCCAGCTGAAGCTGCTCGTCATCCCGCTGCTGGTCGCGATCCTCGTCACCGCACTCGTGTGGCCCGGCTTCTCGCTCATGCTGCGCTACCGGTTCCCGCGGTGGCTGGCGATCGTCATCTCGGTGGTCGGCACGATCGCCGTGATCACCGGTCTGGTGTGGCTGGCTGTCTGGCAGATCACCCGCGATCTCGGCTCCGTGCAGGGGCGTACCTCTGCCGCTCTGAGCGAGTTCCGGCAGTACCTCATCGACGGTCCGCTGCACCTGACCGCGCAGCAGATCGACGGTCTGCTCGATCAGGGCTGGACGCTGATGGAGCAGCAGGCGGAGCTGCTGCTGTCGGGCGCCCTGGCCATCGGCAGCACGGTGGGCCATGTCGCGACCGGAACGCTGCTGGCGATCTTCATCCTGCTGTGCATCCTCGCCGATGGCGCCGGCATCTGGCGCTGGACGGTGCGGCTGTTCCCCGAGCGCGCCCGCGCCGCCATCGACGGCGCCGGCCGCACCGGCTGGCTCACCGTCATCAACTACGCGCGCACGCAGCTGCTGGTCGCCACGATCGACGCCATCGGCATCGGCCTGGGGGCATTCCTGCTGGGCGTGCCGCTGGCGATCCCCATCGCCGTGCTGGTGTTCCTCGGCGCGTTCGTGCCGTTCGTGGGCGCCGTGCTCACCGGCGCCGTCGCCGTCTTCCTGGCCCTCGTCTACAACGGCCCCTGGATCGCGTTCTGGATGCTGATCGTCGTGCTCGGCGTGCAGCAGCTGGAGGGCCATGTGCTGCAGCCGCTCCTCATGGGCTCCGCGGTGAAGGTGCACCCCCTTGCGGTCGTGCTGGTCGTCGCGGGCGGCGCCATGGTCGGCGGCATCCCCGGGGCGCTGTTCGCCGTGCCGCTGGCGGCATTCGTCAACGTCGTCTGGATCTACCTGGCCCGACGCGGCTGGGAGACGGGGAAGCCCCCGCGCCCCGACGATCTCATCTGGAGCACTGTGCCCCGCGACTGGAGGAACCCCGCGTGA
- the ilvA gene encoding threonine ammonia-lyase, translating into MTTPTLAEFEDAAEALRGVIVRTPMEDSEHLSDLLGAPVHLKLENLQRTGSFKIRGATYRLSRLTADERARGVVAASAGNHAQGVALAAQKLGIPATIFMPLGVPVPKLLATRGYGAEVILEGDTVETPLRLAAEFAERTGAVLIHPFDHRDVIIGQGTLGLELWDEIDDLDTVIVSIGGGGLIAGVAAAVKARAAAEGRTVRVVGVQAENSAAYPSSLEAGEPLAVTTLPTIADGIAVARPGDVPFRIISELVDEVVTVSDDDIARALLVLLERAKQVVEPAGAAGVAAILAGKVQATGPTAVVLSGGNIDPLLLQRVVAHGLAASGRYMTLQIPLPDRPGQLARVSELLAIAGANVIEVLHTRHGQGLQISEVILQLSVETRGAEHRALVIQTLTDAGYAPAIVKD; encoded by the coding sequence GTGACCACCCCCACCCTGGCGGAGTTCGAGGATGCCGCCGAGGCGCTGCGCGGCGTGATCGTGCGCACCCCGATGGAGGACTCCGAGCATCTCAGCGATCTGCTCGGCGCCCCCGTGCATCTCAAACTGGAGAACCTGCAGCGCACCGGATCGTTCAAGATCCGCGGCGCCACGTACCGACTTTCCCGGCTGACCGCCGACGAGCGGGCACGCGGTGTCGTCGCGGCGTCGGCCGGCAACCACGCGCAGGGCGTCGCCTTGGCGGCGCAGAAGCTCGGCATCCCCGCCACGATCTTCATGCCGCTGGGCGTGCCCGTCCCGAAGCTCCTGGCCACCCGCGGGTACGGCGCGGAGGTGATCCTCGAGGGCGACACCGTCGAGACGCCGCTGCGCCTGGCAGCCGAGTTCGCCGAGCGCACCGGCGCGGTGCTGATCCATCCCTTCGACCACCGCGACGTCATCATCGGGCAGGGAACGCTGGGCCTGGAGCTGTGGGATGAGATCGACGACCTCGACACCGTCATCGTCAGCATCGGCGGGGGAGGGCTCATCGCCGGCGTCGCCGCCGCGGTGAAGGCCCGCGCCGCCGCGGAGGGCCGCACGGTGCGCGTCGTGGGAGTGCAGGCGGAGAACTCCGCGGCCTACCCCTCGTCGCTCGAGGCGGGCGAGCCGCTCGCGGTGACGACGCTGCCGACCATCGCCGACGGCATCGCGGTCGCACGACCCGGGGACGTGCCGTTCCGGATCATCAGCGAGCTGGTGGACGAGGTCGTCACCGTCAGCGACGATGACATCGCCCGCGCGCTCCTGGTGCTGCTCGAGCGCGCCAAGCAGGTCGTCGAGCCGGCGGGCGCCGCCGGCGTGGCGGCGATCCTCGCCGGCAAGGTGCAGGCGACAGGCCCCACGGCCGTCGTGCTCTCCGGCGGCAACATCGACCCGCTGCTGCTGCAGCGCGTGGTCGCGCACGGTCTCGCCGCCTCCGGGCGCTACATGACCCTGCAGATCCCGCTGCCCGACCGCCCCGGCCAGCTGGCGCGGGTGTCGGAGCTGCTCGCGATCGCCGGAGCGAACGTGATCGAGGTGCTGCACACGCGGCACGGCCAGGGGCTGCAGATCAGCGAGGTGATCCTGCAGCTGAGCGTGGAGACGCGGGGCGCGGAGCACCGCGCGCTGGTGATCCAGACGCTGACGGATGCCGGCTACGCGCCGGCCATCGTCAAGGACTGA
- the greA gene encoding transcription elongation factor GreA — protein MSTDAPETFLTQDAYDRLVTELEHLSTTGREEIAKRIEAAREEGDLKENGGYHAAKDEQGKQEARIRTLQHLLKNAKVGTAPESTGVVEPGTVITAVVAGGEEVFLLGNREIAAGSELDVYSEASPLGTAILGLKEGDSTSYTAPNGRAIPVEIVKVETYNGQ, from the coding sequence GTGTCCACCGACGCCCCCGAGACCTTCCTCACGCAGGACGCTTACGACCGCCTGGTCACGGAGCTCGAGCACCTGTCCACCACCGGGCGCGAAGAGATCGCCAAGCGCATCGAGGCCGCCCGTGAAGAGGGCGACCTCAAGGAGAACGGCGGCTACCACGCCGCCAAGGACGAGCAGGGCAAGCAGGAGGCGCGCATCCGCACACTGCAGCATCTGCTGAAGAACGCCAAGGTCGGCACCGCTCCCGAGTCCACGGGGGTCGTCGAGCCCGGCACCGTCATCACCGCCGTCGTCGCCGGCGGCGAAGAGGTCTTCCTCCTGGGCAATCGCGAGATCGCGGCGGGTTCCGAGCTCGACGTGTACAGCGAGGCCTCCCCGCTCGGCACGGCGATCCTGGGGCTGAAGGAGGGCGACTCGACGTCGTACACCGCGCCCAACGGACGCGCGATCCCCGTCGAGATCGTCAAGGTCGAGACCTACAACGGTCAGTGA
- a CDS encoding DUF4307 domain-containing protein, whose amino-acid sequence MTTQQFLDERYGRRTSRRLTRVWWIVVGAVAVVATVALGWSTVATSLAAIDVDATGYAVVDDRTVTVTFQIVAPTDSTVACALEAQDEEHGVVGWRVVELPLEGGQMRAFTETIPTLAPATTGLVNSCWVA is encoded by the coding sequence ATGACGACGCAGCAGTTCCTCGACGAGCGCTACGGCCGACGCACCTCGCGCCGCCTCACGCGCGTGTGGTGGATCGTCGTCGGCGCGGTGGCCGTCGTCGCCACCGTCGCCCTCGGATGGTCGACCGTGGCGACCAGTCTCGCCGCGATCGACGTGGATGCCACCGGCTACGCCGTCGTCGACGACCGCACCGTGACCGTGACGTTCCAGATCGTCGCTCCGACGGACTCCACGGTCGCGTGCGCGCTGGAGGCGCAGGACGAGGAGCACGGCGTCGTCGGCTGGCGCGTGGTCGAGCTCCCCCTGGAAGGCGGGCAGATGCGGGCCTTCACCGAGACCATTCCGACGCTCGCGCCGGCGACGACAGGTTTGGTGAACTCCTGCTGGGTCGCGTAG
- the trhA gene encoding PAQR family membrane homeostasis protein TrhA yields MPELPLIDAGGVSAHADLKPTWRGWIHAATFPVAIVAGIILISVAQGAPAKWSSAVFTATSMLLFGNSALYHRFNWSPRTLAVLKRIDHANILLLIAGTYTPLAVLALPTPKTILLLSLVWGGALLGILFRVFWIDAPRWLYVALYLLLGWAAVMYLGDLLSANVAMMVLVVVGGLLYTGGAIVYALKKPNPWPGHFGFHEIFHVCTVLAFLCHWTACLLIALQPAYHGG; encoded by the coding sequence ATGCCCGAACTCCCCCTCATCGATGCCGGCGGCGTCAGCGCGCACGCCGATCTGAAGCCCACGTGGCGAGGCTGGATCCATGCCGCGACCTTCCCCGTCGCGATCGTGGCGGGCATCATCCTGATCAGCGTCGCCCAGGGCGCGCCGGCGAAGTGGTCATCAGCGGTGTTCACCGCCACTTCGATGCTGCTGTTCGGCAACTCGGCGCTGTACCACCGCTTCAACTGGAGCCCGCGGACGCTCGCGGTGCTCAAGCGGATCGATCACGCCAACATCCTGCTGCTGATCGCCGGCACGTACACGCCCCTCGCGGTGCTGGCCCTTCCCACCCCGAAGACGATCCTGCTGCTGTCGCTCGTCTGGGGTGGCGCGCTGCTCGGCATCCTGTTCCGGGTGTTCTGGATCGACGCGCCGCGCTGGCTCTATGTCGCGCTGTATCTGCTGCTCGGCTGGGCCGCGGTCATGTACCTCGGCGACCTGCTGTCCGCGAACGTCGCCATGATGGTGCTCGTGGTCGTGGGCGGCCTGCTGTACACCGGCGGCGCCATCGTCTACGCCCTCAAGAAGCCCAACCCGTGGCCGGGACACTTCGGCTTCCACGAGATCTTCCACGTCTGCACGGTGCTGGCGTTCCTCTGCCATTGGACCGCCTGCCTGCTGATCGCACTGCAGCCGGCCTACCACGGCGGCTGA
- a CDS encoding isoprenyl transferase, with the protein MTTRATNEGRGLLYRLYASRLRRQLAGATVPHHVAMMIDGNRRWARQLGYASAAQGHRAGAAKMHEFLRWCDDLGIPVVSLYLLSTDNLRKRDSRELSDLIEIIAELAETLSHEPGWRVRPVGRTELLPPELARVLTSVEERTHDNTGLHVNLAVGYGGRSEIVDAVRSIIAQHDEKGGSLEELAASLTPEQIGEHLYTGGQPDPDLVIRTSGEQRLSDFLLWQSAHSEFYFVEALGPDLREVDFLRAIRDYATRDRRFGG; encoded by the coding sequence GTGACGACGCGCGCGACGAATGAGGGGCGCGGTCTGCTGTACCGTCTGTATGCCTCGCGCCTGCGCCGTCAGCTCGCCGGCGCCACGGTGCCCCACCACGTCGCGATGATGATCGACGGCAATCGGCGGTGGGCGCGCCAGCTCGGCTATGCCTCCGCCGCACAGGGCCACCGCGCGGGCGCGGCGAAGATGCACGAGTTCCTGCGATGGTGCGACGACCTCGGCATCCCCGTCGTGTCGCTGTATCTGCTGTCCACCGACAATCTGCGCAAGCGCGACTCCCGGGAGCTGTCGGATCTGATCGAGATCATCGCCGAGCTCGCCGAGACGCTCTCGCATGAACCCGGCTGGCGCGTGCGGCCGGTGGGGCGCACTGAACTGCTGCCGCCGGAACTGGCCAGGGTGCTGACGAGCGTCGAGGAGCGCACCCACGACAACACCGGACTGCACGTGAACCTCGCCGTCGGCTACGGCGGGCGCAGCGAGATCGTCGACGCGGTGCGCAGCATCATCGCGCAGCACGACGAGAAGGGCGGCTCGCTGGAGGAGCTGGCTGCCAGCCTCACTCCCGAGCAGATCGGGGAGCACCTCTACACCGGAGGCCAGCCCGATCCGGACCTCGTCATCCGCACGTCGGGGGAGCAGCGGCTGAGCGACTTCCTGCTCTGGCAGTCCGCGCACAGCGAGTTCTATTTCGTGGAGGCCCTCGGGCCGGATCTGCGCGAGGTGGACTTCCTGCGGGCGATCCGCGACTACGCCACGCGCGACCGTCGCTTCGGCGGCTGA
- a CDS encoding aminotransferase class V-fold PLP-dependent enzyme, with product MTGLQDYLDSFDAEPGYLDWAKFGPLSPSVRAESHADAELLASGRNSGIDLVAGRAGEARELLADLLSTTVEHVTLQPSTTHGLMQAVYGLGGGILVSAREFPSLTVAAQRAGEVGRARPHWLHAAEGMVTPEAVREALADAEDVAAVAVSAVDYRTGYRADLPGLREVVGDRLLIVDAIQAFGVVDEDWDVADVVCGNGYKWLRAGRGTGFAAFSDRALERLTPVLSGFAGAESALDVFPVPPAASGAEAFTVSVPDHLATARLATALRDVRDAGVSEIAQLVRARVREIAALAERFGLPVLTPLEPHRHAGVIALTPDPADIAPLAAALANHGIAASLRSGAVRMGAHAGTGEDSLRLLEDALTEFAGTRMR from the coding sequence GTGACCGGGTTGCAGGATTATCTGGATTCCTTCGACGCGGAGCCGGGCTACCTCGATTGGGCGAAGTTCGGGCCGCTGTCGCCGTCGGTGCGTGCCGAGTCGCACGCCGACGCCGAGCTGCTGGCCTCCGGGCGCAACTCGGGCATCGACCTCGTCGCCGGGCGTGCGGGCGAGGCGCGGGAGCTGCTGGCGGACCTGCTGTCGACCACCGTCGAGCACGTGACTCTGCAGCCGTCGACCACGCACGGGCTGATGCAGGCCGTGTACGGGCTGGGCGGCGGCATCCTGGTCTCGGCGCGCGAGTTCCCCAGCCTGACCGTCGCCGCGCAGCGCGCCGGCGAGGTCGGGCGCGCGCGGCCCCACTGGCTGCATGCGGCCGAGGGCATGGTCACCCCGGAGGCGGTGCGTGAGGCGCTCGCCGACGCCGAGGATGTGGCGGCGGTCGCCGTCAGCGCCGTCGATTACCGCACCGGCTACCGCGCCGATCTGCCCGGGCTGCGCGAGGTGGTGGGCGACCGGCTGCTGATCGTCGACGCCATCCAGGCCTTCGGCGTCGTCGACGAGGATTGGGACGTCGCCGACGTCGTGTGCGGCAACGGCTACAAATGGCTGCGCGCAGGCCGGGGGACCGGCTTCGCGGCCTTCTCGGACAGAGCGCTGGAGCGGCTCACCCCTGTGCTCTCCGGGTTCGCCGGCGCTGAGAGCGCCCTCGACGTGTTCCCGGTTCCGCCCGCCGCCTCGGGAGCGGAGGCGTTCACCGTCTCGGTGCCCGATCACCTCGCCACCGCTCGGCTGGCCACCGCGCTGCGCGACGTCCGCGACGCCGGCGTGTCGGAGATCGCCCAACTGGTGCGCGCCCGCGTGCGTGAGATCGCGGCGCTGGCCGAGCGGTTCGGGCTGCCGGTGCTGACACCGCTGGAGCCGCACCGGCACGCCGGGGTCATCGCGCTGACCCCCGATCCCGCCGACATCGCGCCGCTGGCGGCCGCCCTCGCCAACCACGGCATCGCGGCGTCGCTGCGATCGGGCGCCGTGCGCATGGGCGCGCACGCCGGAACCGGCGAGGACTCGCTGCGGCTGCTCGAAGACGCGCTGACGGAGTTCGCCGGCACCCGCATGCGCTGA